From Selenomonas sp. AB3002, one genomic window encodes:
- a CDS encoding TIGR02452 family protein has translation MASREDLVEIFVDTAYWYKHDEKLEASIKESITATQFYEEVDKPKIPGKRFEDTVVSVSKYRSLESAMFYHRKFPEARICVHNFASATNPGGGVKKGSRAQEEAICRCSTLYPVLDTKENWRRFYKFHQDRHDAKYTDACIYTPDILIIKSDTDAPRRLPEDKWCKVDVITCAAPNLRERPGNAMNPSTGGQVHLSDKELLALHEKRGRHLLAAAAEQKAEIMILGAFGCGAFQNDPKVVAAAYKKVLEDFQGVFREVHFAVYCSPRDMANYDTFKKVLG, from the coding sequence CAAGCATGATGAGAAGCTGGAAGCATCTATCAAGGAATCCATAACAGCAACTCAGTTTTATGAGGAAGTGGATAAGCCGAAAATACCTGGGAAGAGATTTGAGGATACTGTAGTATCTGTCAGCAAGTATCGCAGTCTGGAATCAGCCATGTTCTACCACAGGAAATTCCCTGAGGCCAGGATATGCGTCCATAACTTCGCCTCGGCGACCAATCCTGGTGGAGGTGTGAAGAAAGGGAGCAGGGCACAAGAAGAAGCCATCTGCCGATGCTCTACCCTGTATCCTGTGCTGGACACCAAAGAGAACTGGAGACGGTTCTATAAGTTCCACCAGGACAGGCATGATGCCAAGTATACGGATGCATGTATCTACACCCCTGATATTCTGATCATCAAGAGCGATACGGATGCCCCTAGAAGATTGCCGGAAGATAAGTGGTGCAAGGTGGATGTGATAACCTGTGCGGCCCCAAATCTCAGAGAACGACCTGGCAATGCTATGAATCCCAGTACAGGGGGGCAAGTTCACTTGTCTGATAAGGAACTGTTGGCTCTCCACGAGAAGAGGGGAAGGCATCTGTTGGCGGCGGCAGCGGAGCAGAAGGCGGAAATCATGATACTGGGCGCATTCGGTTGCGGAGCCTTCCAGAATGACCCTAAGGTAGTGGCAGCGGCTTATAAGAAGGTACTGGAAGATTTCCAGGGAGTATTTCGGGAAGTGCATTTTGCGGTTTACTGCAGCCCCAGGGATATGGCTAATTATGATACGTTCAAGAAAGTGCTGGGGTAG
- the tsaA gene encoding tRNA (N6-threonylcarbamoyladenosine(37)-N6)-methyltransferase TrmO: MESIVYTPIGYVKSPYTCGEDMPRYYTDSGDVTAKLEILPEYREALLGVKPGMKLLMLFHFHEATEHSLQVRKRDTGPVTGVFATRSPRRPNLIGASVIEVVKVEGNSIEFLGVDVLDGTPVLDLKLQKEMED; this comes from the coding sequence ATGGAGAGCATTGTATATACGCCAATTGGCTATGTGAAATCGCCTTACACCTGCGGAGAAGATATGCCCAGATATTACACAGACAGCGGGGACGTTACAGCTAAGTTGGAGATTCTGCCTGAGTACAGGGAGGCCTTGCTGGGAGTAAAGCCGGGCATGAAGTTATTGATGCTGTTTCATTTCCATGAGGCAACTGAGCACAGCCTCCAAGTGAGGAAGCGGGATACAGGCCCTGTGACGGGGGTGTTTGCCACCCGTAGCCCCAGGCGTCCTAACCTGATAGGGGCTTCGGTCATCGAGGTGGTGAAGGTGGAGGGGAATTCAATCGAGTTTCTGGGTGTGGATGTGCTGGATGGTACGCCAGTGCTGGATTTGAAGTTGCAGAAGGAAATGGAGGATTAA
- a CDS encoding haloacid dehalogenase-like hydrolase, giving the protein MRHGRICVTLMAAAVGLGCLLWQPQGEAASRAEIAAINVVDASDFKYWNEDSPTKAKIVKFVEEATNPTSKNFIPPAYRIATFDMDGTFYCETAPLYFQEVMFLHRVLEDNSYTPPKDLLALAKKIKPKVYNKEKLTPAEDKLYFKGLTKAYEGMTPEEYSKYVREFMETNETGLSNLKRGEAFYLPMVEIISYLANNGFAVYIDSACGYLTTRELVEGVIPIQPDRIIASDFVFTSTKMGKDKAGDHFFDRHHEKIVISGKPLVDNAKTMKIFSLLNQIGKKPVLSFGNSMGDSGMLEYTLQDNPYNSEAFFVLCDDTERELGNTEKSSKLKAFAMERGWNTISMKEEFKTIYGENVERTR; this is encoded by the coding sequence ATGAGACACGGAAGAATCTGCGTTACGCTGATGGCAGCTGCTGTTGGTCTTGGATGTCTACTATGGCAGCCCCAGGGAGAAGCGGCCAGCCGCGCCGAAATCGCAGCGATAAATGTTGTGGATGCCAGTGACTTCAAGTATTGGAATGAGGATTCGCCCACTAAAGCGAAGATTGTTAAATTTGTAGAAGAGGCCACCAATCCTACCAGCAAGAACTTCATCCCTCCAGCCTATCGTATTGCCACTTTTGATATGGATGGTACATTTTACTGCGAAACTGCACCACTGTATTTCCAGGAAGTCATGTTCCTCCATCGTGTCCTTGAAGATAATTCGTATACCCCGCCCAAGGATTTGTTAGCTCTCGCAAAAAAGATTAAGCCTAAAGTGTACAATAAGGAAAAACTCACACCTGCGGAGGATAAACTGTATTTTAAAGGATTGACTAAGGCCTATGAGGGCATGACGCCTGAAGAATACAGCAAGTATGTTCGCGAGTTTATGGAGACCAATGAAACAGGCTTATCAAATCTCAAACGTGGCGAGGCTTTTTATCTGCCCATGGTAGAGATTATTTCTTATTTGGCGAACAATGGCTTTGCCGTGTATATTGATTCGGCTTGTGGATACCTCACCACGCGAGAATTAGTGGAAGGCGTTATACCTATTCAACCAGACCGAATTATTGCTTCAGACTTTGTGTTTACCTCTACGAAAATGGGTAAAGATAAGGCCGGTGATCACTTCTTTGACCGACATCATGAGAAGATAGTCATTTCAGGCAAACCTCTCGTTGATAATGCCAAGACTATGAAGATATTCTCACTACTGAACCAAATTGGCAAGAAGCCGGTTTTGTCGTTTGGAAATTCAATGGGTGACAGTGGTATGTTGGAATACACCTTGCAGGATAATCCCTATAACAGCGAGGCATTCTTCGTACTCTGTGACGATACGGAGCGCGAGCTAGGAAATACGGAAAAATCCAGCAAGCTAAAAGCGTTCGCTATGGAGCGTGGTTGGAATACTATCTCGATGAAGGAAGAGTTTAAGACTATTTATGGGGAAAATGTAGAAAGGACAAGATAA
- a CDS encoding TrbC/VirB2 family protein produces MNGKKMAVTALRNGWQLIRENKGTFMCLGLMMVSSQCFASTTMPWDSGIESLKSNLTGPLPRAGAVISIAAGGTLYALGQSDVSRLAMKGAFGTAIACGAATLAGLFGADSVSGCLFF; encoded by the coding sequence ATGAACGGGAAAAAGATGGCAGTAACGGCGCTTCGGAACGGGTGGCAGCTTATTAGGGAGAACAAGGGGACATTCATGTGTTTGGGGCTAATGATGGTTTCCAGCCAGTGTTTTGCCTCAACTACTATGCCCTGGGACAGCGGCATTGAGAGTCTGAAGTCCAATCTCACAGGGCCACTGCCCCGGGCCGGGGCGGTCATTTCTATTGCTGCCGGGGGCACCCTCTACGCTCTGGGGCAGAGCGATGTGTCCCGTCTTGCCATGAAGGGGGCTTTCGGCACTGCCATCGCCTGTGGTGCAGCTACCTTGGCAGGGCTGTTCGGTGCGGATAGCGTCAGCGGCTGCCTTTTCTTTTAA
- a CDS encoding VirB3 family type IV secretion system protein: protein MTEEKRQMEFKLPLFAALTEPVLLMGAPPAMIVFNLCLAGIFVLSFHFFWVIPLNIAIHGAVIYVTKQDADAFYCLRSYMQQKRNYNT from the coding sequence GTGACTGAGGAAAAACGGCAGATGGAGTTCAAACTGCCCTTGTTTGCGGCACTGACGGAGCCGGTGCTGCTCATGGGTGCTCCACCTGCCATGATAGTGTTCAACCTTTGTCTAGCGGGGATTTTTGTCCTTTCTTTTCATTTCTTTTGGGTCATCCCCTTGAATATTGCCATACATGGAGCGGTTATCTACGTGACCAAGCAGGATGCGGATGCTTTCTACTGTCTCCGCAGCTATATGCAGCAAAAGAGGAACTACAATACTTAG
- a CDS encoding conjugal transfer protein TrbE, with protein MYKLDLFETKGSAGSSLPFGFGRGSSKLSHLMPYGMLTEIGGAGVSINKNGSLMTVWKYRGPDLDSALQEHLAVITAQLNSALMVLGSGWVIYMEAQRLPDANYDRDVCFPDAVTGLIDEVRRENFTSGRFFRSEYYFSLCWLPPSDNEGRIKSMLMEGHEEHTASVEENLEDFMEMADGLCRIFRELEIPAKLLDKNGLATYLHSCVSDSGRNIRPPGDAFCDSYLYDADLVGGNSPKLGRKYLKVVVPKAYPKSSLFGMLNGLNRLNFPYRWVTRYFLLDKSEAVSKLDTRKTRWKGKMEYFSSTVKRLIFNTPPQPSDINENAVEKVDEVQAALRSVDAGDVGYGFYSTEVIIAEEEYEKACLYAKAVEDVFKGQAMKPQVENVGSVDAWLGSLPGNFHHYCRRIYASTGNLIHMMPLSDIWPGQKRCEHLSGPSLLYTRSDGATPFRLNLHDGDVGHTLVVGPTGAGKSVQLNMMAAQFRKYKGAQIFIFDKGGSSRILTEAVGGRYFDLASSRNGLSFQPLADIDDDDERMWAVGWITDYLESVHIEVTPELTKYISEALASMRALPKQHRTMLTLCTSIQNQELKTALRPLTIEGDYGSIFDASADDLDFSSWQVFEMESLMNNTPKIVGTTLLYIFHRIEGEIKKDERPCLLVLDESWVFLDNPQFASKIREWLKVLRKSNTSVVFATQSLADIVASPIVATILESCPTRIFLPNKDAMDDTRTGADKPSMREMYMSFGLNEQQIMMLAKAIPKREYYYTSPLGNRIYSLDLSPLELALVGVRTEDLRTCEAMIREDGHQNFAVRWLRYKGLDGYAKRLEELADRKEEKIGV; from the coding sequence GTGTATAAACTTGATTTATTTGAGACGAAGGGCAGTGCTGGCTCTAGCCTACCCTTTGGCTTTGGCAGAGGGAGCAGCAAGCTATCTCATCTAATGCCCTATGGCATGCTCACGGAAATTGGGGGCGCAGGTGTGTCTATCAACAAGAATGGCTCCCTTATGACGGTTTGGAAATACCGTGGGCCGGATCTTGACAGTGCTCTGCAGGAACATCTGGCTGTCATTACTGCCCAGCTTAACAGTGCTCTGATGGTGCTGGGGTCTGGCTGGGTCATTTACATGGAAGCCCAGCGTTTGCCGGATGCCAATTATGACCGGGATGTGTGTTTTCCCGATGCTGTCACCGGGCTTATTGACGAGGTGCGCAGGGAGAACTTCACCTCCGGCAGATTCTTTCGCTCGGAATATTACTTCTCCCTATGCTGGCTGCCACCCAGTGACAACGAGGGCAGAATCAAGTCCATGCTCATGGAGGGTCACGAGGAGCATACTGCCTCTGTGGAAGAAAATCTGGAAGATTTCATGGAAATGGCAGATGGGCTGTGCCGGATCTTCCGGGAATTGGAGATTCCTGCCAAGCTCTTGGACAAGAATGGGCTGGCCACCTATCTCCACAGCTGTGTGTCAGATTCAGGTAGAAATATCAGGCCGCCTGGGGATGCTTTCTGCGACAGTTATCTCTATGACGCTGACTTGGTAGGGGGCAACTCTCCAAAGCTGGGCAGGAAGTATCTGAAAGTGGTTGTACCCAAGGCTTATCCTAAGTCCAGTCTGTTTGGTATGCTCAATGGCCTCAACAGGCTGAACTTCCCCTATCGGTGGGTTACGAGATATTTCCTGCTGGACAAGTCTGAGGCGGTCTCCAAGCTGGATACCAGAAAGACCAGGTGGAAAGGAAAGATGGAGTACTTCTCATCCACAGTCAAGCGTCTTATTTTCAACACGCCTCCACAGCCCAGCGACATCAACGAAAATGCGGTGGAAAAGGTGGATGAGGTTCAGGCAGCTCTCCGCAGTGTGGATGCAGGGGATGTGGGCTATGGTTTCTATTCCACCGAAGTTATTATTGCTGAAGAGGAGTACGAGAAAGCTTGTCTATATGCCAAAGCCGTAGAGGATGTTTTCAAGGGGCAGGCTATGAAGCCTCAAGTTGAAAATGTTGGTTCTGTAGATGCCTGGCTGGGCAGCTTGCCGGGAAACTTCCACCACTACTGTCGCCGGATATATGCTTCCACTGGCAACCTCATTCACATGATGCCCCTGTCGGATATCTGGCCGGGACAGAAGCGGTGCGAGCATCTTTCTGGCCCGTCCCTGCTCTATACCAGAAGTGATGGAGCAACGCCATTCAGGCTGAATCTCCATGATGGGGACGTAGGTCATACTCTGGTGGTGGGGCCTACGGGTGCGGGCAAATCTGTCCAGCTCAACATGATGGCGGCGCAGTTTCGGAAGTATAAGGGAGCGCAGATCTTCATCTTTGACAAAGGCGGCTCCAGCAGAATTCTCACAGAAGCAGTTGGTGGCAGGTATTTTGACCTGGCCAGCAGTCGCAATGGATTGTCATTCCAGCCACTTGCTGACATTGATGACGATGATGAGCGTATGTGGGCCGTGGGTTGGATAACAGATTACCTGGAGTCTGTTCACATTGAAGTCACGCCGGAACTTACCAAGTATATCTCGGAAGCACTGGCTTCTATGCGGGCCTTGCCCAAGCAGCACAGGACAATGCTGACGTTATGTACCAGCATTCAGAATCAGGAACTGAAGACGGCCCTCAGGCCGCTCACTATCGAGGGGGACTATGGCAGCATCTTTGATGCCTCTGCCGATGATCTGGACTTTTCCTCCTGGCAGGTCTTTGAGATGGAAAGTCTCATGAACAACACGCCAAAGATTGTTGGCACTACGCTGCTGTATATCTTCCACCGCATTGAGGGAGAGATTAAAAAGGACGAGAGGCCTTGCCTATTGGTGTTGGATGAAAGCTGGGTGTTTCTGGATAATCCTCAATTTGCCTCCAAAATCCGGGAGTGGCTGAAGGTGCTTAGAAAGTCCAATACCTCCGTGGTGTTTGCCACCCAAAGCCTGGCAGACATTGTAGCCAGTCCCATTGTGGCAACTATTTTGGAATCTTGTCCCACGAGGATTTTCCTGCCTAATAAGGATGCTATGGACGATACCAGAACCGGAGCTGACAAGCCCAGTATGAGGGAAATGTATATGTCCTTTGGCCTCAACGAACAACAGATTATGATGCTGGCCAAGGCCATCCCAAAGCGGGAATACTACTATACATCGCCCCTGGGAAACCGTATCTACTCTCTGGATTTAAGCCCCTTGGAACTGGCTCTTGTGGGAGTAAGGACTGAGGATTTAAGGACGTGTGAGGCCATGATAAGAGAAGATGGACATCAGAATTTTGCAGTCAGATGGCTGAGATACAAAGGACTGGATGGCTATGCCAAGCGGCTGGAAGAACTGGCGGACAGGAAGGAGGAGAAAATTGGCGTTTAG